The Cryptomeria japonica chromosome 6, Sugi_1.0, whole genome shotgun sequence genomic interval ACCAAGTCTTCGTGAGTATAAGGTCTCACCATTATAAGAAATGAGACTAAAATTGAGTCTTAAATGATTTTGGTAGAATGAATACCCCTCAGCCTTAACTCTTAACCATGCCAGCTAttaatctccacacaaaatggcTTTGAAAAAAAACTCCAAGATCTGCAGAACATTTTTTTGTCccattttttgtgattttatgcaTTATGAAAACTTAGATACTAAAAATTTCATAGAAATTCATTATGTTTTACGAATTTTAGAAACTATAAGAAATACTGTTTTATGTAGAGATTTACCTGTCCCTTAactattctatttttttaaatataaaatcttATATTAAGGAGATATCAAATCTTAATAGATGCCAATGTCGCCATTAACCATTATATTTAGGTGGAGACCCAACGAACAGACCCACAAACACTTGAGCCTTTCAGCTTTAAACTTTCTGCTATCATTTCTGCCTGTCTTAGCCGCTGGTCATCGAGGGACCGAATAGACTACGCGTTGGGAATGAAAGTTCCATGTCGTTTATCGCTTGTCGATGGCAGATTTTAATGGGTCCCTTTCGTTATTTCGATGACCTTTTCTTTATTTCAACAGTAGATTGGATTCGTTGTCCTCAATAAATGCCTCCTATCCACTTCATCTAAATCTGGATATTTTGCAGAGAATTGTGAGTTCATTTTGCGCTACTTTTAGACATTCTGACAGGAAATTTGCGCTACTTTTAGGCGTTTCTTTAGCGAACGCCTTTTGGAATTACTTCCAGACGATGattacaataatttttatttttaatcattgTTTTCGGAACGTCGTGATCAGTACTCTTACGAAAAGTCGTCATAATAATCCAAACTAAATTTAAGCGACaggaaattgaatgaaatgtaAGCAGTGCACTCGCCGTGTCACAGGGGAAAAATCTGTGGAGAGGATTTCGTTGTTGACGGACATGGAAATTGTCCCGTACGTCACCAGTTCGAAACATCCGAAGGCCAGGGGAAGATCAACTTCAATGCCATCTAACTGTAAGGAAGAGATAAAAACCCATCACAAGCCATCGCTGTCAAATCTAGAGTCTCTTCCCTGGAAGGACATGTTCGAGGGAGCCGCTAACATGAGCAACGAAAAGGAGCAACAACACAGAGGTACCAGCGACAATGCCCTACCGGAAGTCGGCGATTCGTATCCCACTAAAACAACTCCTAAAACTTCAGATTCAGACAACAATGCCTTCGGAAGTCAAAACCCGGAGCTCCGGCTGGCCCTGTACATTGCCATGGCGCATGGGGGACTCATTTTTTTGCTAGCGGCCATTTACGGTGTTACGAAGCTTCTGGAAGAATACTGGACGCCAATTCAGTGGGCGATTCTGTGCTCCATGCCACTGCGTGAAATTCAAGGTGCGCTGGTGGATTTCTGGACACAGCCTTTACAACTTGGTCTGTTTGAAACCCTCTTGGCCCTCCCAGTCGCCGTGTACGATGCCATGGCCGGCACATTTAATGATCTGAGTCACGCCGTGGTGAGAAAGAAGCTCAAGTCTGAGGAAGATTCGAATACCAAGTTTTCGAAATTGCTGAGATGGATGCTTTCATTTGCTATTTTTGTTCTAACGTACGAGCGGCTGGGGGTTGCGGCGTGGCCCATTTTTTTGCTTGCGGGCTTCATTCTGCACGCGGCTCAGAAAACGGTAGAGTTTACGGACGATTCGAACGCTGGCAAAATGGGCGTGGCGACCACTCTCAAGGTGATTTCGCAGGTTCGGAGAGGCAGAAGCCTGCGGAAGAGGGGTTCTCGGCTGCCGATTTGGAGCCGAGCTAGTAGGTACGTAACACACCGTGTACTTAAACGCCTCTCTACTTTGATCGCTGTTTGGCTCATAAGCATCATGATCATCGGCTTTGTCGCCGGAATTCTGTTTTTTTCGTATAAGATCGGCCTTGAGGGTAAAGATGCTGTTATTTCCCTTAAAGAACATGTACAGAAGAGTAATTATGCAGAGCGCGTGGGGCTAAAACAGTGGATTATTGATAATAATATTCCGGAATTAATGGACACTTACACTGTAAAATTTTATGAGACGGTCTCACTGCAAATGGATGCAATTGCTAGGCAATATAATATGACAGATTTTGCGGATTCTTTTAAGCAATATTTGCTTACTCCTAAGCCGGCCCATGATAATTTTTCGCTTTCTTCTGTCCCGGCCGTACCCTCCCATCCCTTCACTCTGAAGCTCCAAAGCATTCGTATCAAGGCTCAAAACAGAGATTTCACGGCAATTTATACAGAACTGGAGGCCTTATttaaggatattcagatatctaggGATGATCTGGTCGTGAAGGCAAAGAACTTTGCACTGCAGAGCATGGATGTCATAAAGCATGTTTTTGCCAGCAGCACTGTCCTATTCACAGGAGGTACAAACTTTGTACTGTCTGTTGTTGTCTCAATTGCCTCTGGTGCTGCTGGCATTTTGAATTTCCTGTCTCAGTCAATGGTGTTTTTCTCGCTGCTTTATTATTTGATTACTTCGGAGTCTGGCGGTGTGATGGAACATGTATTGGGTATGCTGCCTGTGTCTAAGACGACAAGAAGCAGGTGTGCCACTGTTCTGAACCATGCTGTGAGCAGTGTGCTATTGGCCACTGCAAAAATGGCCTTCTTTCAAGCAGCAGTGACATGGCTTCTCTTCCGATTCTTTCAGATACATTTTGTGTACATGTCTACTTTGCTTGCTTTTACCAGTGCTCTGTTGCCTATATTTCCACCTTGGGTGTCTTCGTTGCCAGCTGGTTTACAGATGGCTGTAGAGGGTCAGTATCTCCAGGGCGTTGTTTTGACTATAATTCATATTTGGATTATGGATTACGGAGTGGCTGCGATCCAATGTGACGTGCCGGGACAAAATGTGTATCTGACTGGTCTTAGTATAATTGGGGGCATGGCTATCTTTTCATCTGCCTTAGAGGTAAGATTGTTATATCTTTTCAGTTCAATTTTGTTTTCTGTTTATAGAATCCAGGACGAGTTTCATCCGACATTATTCATTTCTTTTTGAAAAGTTTCACTTTTATAAATTATAAGTGTGTATTAGCATAATTTGCTATACACAGAGGGTGGATGTTTTCAATTGTTTGTACATATAGACTGAGATTTGAATTTTGGCTAATTAACTGCTTAAGCTAGCTCAATCCTGTATAAACACAATTTTTGCCAATAGACATTACTCCAAATATTTACGCATCATCATAATTCTTCTGTCTCATAGTCAAGCAAAGCAAATAGGTGAAAAAACGTTGAGGACCATAATTTTTGATCTAGGATAACAAAATATGAAGTTCATATCAAATTTGTGTCTTTCAGTAACTAGTGGTACCCTTCTTGTTGGCATAGATATCTGTATTCTATTCCTTTATAAAGTATAATGAAAGGATTATATATATTGTGGGCAACTGTCAAATATATACAGGGACAGGTAGATGTTGCAAGACAGTTCATGGTGTGGGAAGGcagatatttttt includes:
- the LOC131067303 gene encoding uncharacterized protein LOC131067303 isoform X1, producing the protein MKCKQCTRRVTGEKSVERISLLTDMEIVPYVTSSKHPKARGRSTSMPSNCKEEIKTHHKPSLSNLESLPWKDMFEGAANMSNEKEQQHRGTSDNALPEVGDSYPTKTTPKTSDSDNNAFGSQNPELRLALYIAMAHGGLIFLLAAIYGVTKLLEEYWTPIQWAILCSMPLREIQGALVDFWTQPLQLGLFETLLALPVAVYDAMAGTFNDLSHAVVRKKLKSEEDSNTKFSKLLRWMLSFAIFVLTYERLGVAAWPIFLLAGFILHAAQKTVEFTDDSNAGKMGVATTLKVISQVRRGRSLRKRGSRLPIWSRASRYVTHRVLKRLSTLIAVWLISIMIIGFVAGILFFSYKIGLEGKDAVISLKEHVQKSNYAERVGLKQWIIDNNIPELMDTYTVKFYETVSLQMDAIARQYNMTDFADSFKQYLLTPKPAHDNFSLSSVPAVPSHPFTLKLQSIRIKAQNRDFTAIYTELEALFKDIQISRDDLVVKAKNFALQSMDVIKHVFASSTVLFTGGTNFVLSVVVSIASGAAGILNFLSQSMVFFSLLYYLITSESGGVMEHVLGMLPVSKTTRSRCATVLNHAVSSVLLATAKMAFFQAAVTWLLFRFFQIHFVYMSTLLAFTSALLPIFPPWVSSLPAGLQMAVEGQYLQGVVLTIIHIWIMDYGVAAIQCDVPGQNVYLTGLSIIGGMAIFSSALEGAIMGPLILTFIMALKNLYSEFVLAAAKEMNN